The DNA window CGACCGCCGATCGATAACAACAAACCGAAGTCCCCTACACCATTCGGAGAATCTCTATGGCTGCGTCGAACAGAAACACCATCGGCAAGTTTGGTCTGCTGTCGATGACGTTTGCGGCAGTGTTCAGTTTCAACAACGTGATCAACAACAATATTCAGCTCGGCATCGCCTCGTCGCCGGTATTCCTGGTGGCGACGATCATTTACTTCATTCCCTTTTGCCTGATCATCGCCGAGTTCGTCTCGCTCAACCGCAACTCCGAGGCTGGCGTCTATGCCTGGGTCAAAAGCGCGCTCGGCGGGCGCTGGGCGTTTATCACCGCCTACACCTACTGGTTCGTGAATCTGTTTTTCTTCACCGCGCTGCTGCCGCGCGTCATCGCCTACGCCTCGTACGCGTTCTTGGGCTATGACTATGTGTTTACCCCGCTGACCACGGCGATCATCAGTATCTTCCTGTTCGCCTTCTCGACCTACATCTCCAACAGCGGCGCGAAACTGCTGGGGCCGATGACCTCCGTCACCTCGTCGCTGATGCTGTTGCTGACGTTTTCCTACATCATCCTGGCGGGCGCGGCGGTGCTGGGCGGCATCGAACCGGCCGATCCGATCAACGTGCAGGCGATGACGCCGAACTTCAACTGGGCGTTCCTCGGCATTACCGCCTGGATCTTCCAGGCGGCGGGCGGGGCGGAATCCGTGGCGGTGTACGTGAACGATGTGAAAGGCGGCAGCCGCGCCTTCGTGAAGGTGATCATCGTTTCCGGGCTGTTCATCGGCGTGCTGTATTCGGTGTCTTCGCTGCTGATCAACGTGTTCGTGCATCGCACCGACCTGCACTTTACCGGCGGCACGGTGCAGGTGTTCGAAGGCCTGTCGGCGCATTTCGGCCTGCCGACGGTGTTGATGAACCGCTTTGTCGGCATCGTCTCCTTCACCGCCATGTTCGGCTCGCTGCTGATGTGGACGGCGGCGCCGGTGAAGATTTTCTTCACCGAGATCCCGAAGGGCATTTTCGGCGAGAAAACCATCCGCCTGAACCGGCACGGCGTGCCGACGCGCGCCGCCTGGATCCAGTTCTTCATCGTCATCCCGCTGATGCTGATCCCGACGTTGGGTTCCAGCAGCGTACAGGATTTGATGAATACGCTGATCAACATGACCGCCGCTGCTTCGATGCTGCCGCCGTTGTTCATCATGCTGGCCTACCTGAATCTGCGGCTGAAGTACGACCGGGTGGCGCGCGATTTCAAAATGGGCTCGCGCCTGCAGGGCATCGCCATCGTCAGCGTGCTGATCGCCATCTTCACCGTCGGCTTCTTCGCCTCGACGTTCCCGACTGGCGCCAGCATCATGACCATCGTGTTCTATAACGTCGGCGGGCTGGTGGTGTTCCTCGGCTACGCCTGGTGGAAGTACAACCGCTACTCGAAGAGCCTGAACGCCGAAGCGCGCTACCACGAAGACATGCCGCTGGCGCGTCTCGCGCTGGAAGCGCAGGAGGGGGCGCCTGCCGGTCAACCCGCGCTGACCACGCCCGCATGCAATAAACCGCTGTAATTGCTCACATATCGACTCCGCGCCCCGGCGCGGAGTCTCGCCTTGCGTAAATAATCCTGCCTCTGCGTTTGCATAATACATAAGTGAGTACTAATGTGTTTGTATGAACGAAAATGACATCTTCAAGGCGCTGGCCGATCCGACCCGCCGCAGCATCTTCGACAAACTCGCCGCCGGTAGCATGAACGCCAGCGCGCTGCGCGAAGGGCTGCCCATCAGCCAATCGGCGATGTCGCAACACCTGGCGGTGCTGCGCAACGCCGGGCTGGTGTGCGAGGCGAAGCAGGGGCGCTGCGTCAATTACCAGGTCGACCCGGACGGGCTGGCGCAGATCGCGCAGTGGCTAGCGAAGTACCGCGCTTATTGGCCGGCGCGCATCGAGGCGCTGCAAACCTTGCTGAAGGACATGGATCAATGAACAAACGGGCTGAGCCGCCGCTGCACGACCGGCTGGTGTTGGAATATTCGCTCGATGCGCCGCCGGAAAAAGTGTGGCGGGCGCTCAGCATTCCCGAGCTGCGCGAGCAATGGCTGCCGACCGGCGACCTGGCGCAGGCTGAACCGTTGGCCGCCACGCCGGGCGAGGCGGTGAGCTACCGTCTGCGCGACGATCAACCGCCGTTTCTCGAAAGCGTCGTGACCCTGCAGATTGTGCCGAACGCCGACTGCGGCAGTGTGCTGCGGATTACCCACCAGCCAGACGCCGCCAACGACGGCCCGACGACGGTGATGCGCGCCGCCTGACGCGTTAAACACATTTCTCTTTGTTGCCAACCCAGGAGTTCACCGATGCGTGAGAAGATGATGCTCGTCCCGATGGTGGTGGAACAGACCAGCCGGGGAGAACGTTCCTTTGACATATATTCGCGCCTGCTGCGCGACCGAATCGTGTTTCTCAATGGCGAAGTCAACGACGACGTGGCCGAAATGCTGTGCGCCCAGCTGCTGTTTCTGGAGGCGGAAAATCCGGAAAAACCGATCCACCTGTACATCAACTCGCCGGGCGGGGCGATCACCAGCGGGCTGGCGATTTACGACACCATGCAGTACATCCGCGCGCCGGTGCATACGCTGTGCATGGGCACCGCACGCTCGATGGGTTCGTTCCTGCTGATGGCCGGCGAGCCGGGGCACCGCATGGCGCTGCCTAACGCCAGCCTGCACGTGCACCAGCCGCTGGGCGGCTTTCAGGGGCAGGCGTCCGATATCCTGATCCACGCCGAAGAGATGAAGCGCACCAAAGCTCGGGTGATCCGGCTGTACGCCCAACATTGCGGCCTGAGCGATGAAGCGGTGGAACGGGCGCTGGATCGCGATCGCTTTATGACCGCCGACGAAGCGGCGGTCTGGGGGCTGATCGATAAGGTGCTGCATGAACGGTGAAGCGACTCAGGGGCTTTCGGCGGGCTGCGGCGTGTGCCAAACCCGTTCAAGCCCGCATTCGACCATCGCGAAATAGAGGCTGAAATAGCGCTCCGCCATGATAAAGAACGAGCTGTTGAGTTCGATCACCACGTTATTGGTGGTGGTCAGCAGGCCGGATTTTTCCGCCGCCTGCAGGATGCGATTCACGTGCGCGCGGGAGACGGAACACGACTTGGCGATTTTCGCCGAGGAGAGCAGCAGAAAGGGGGAGTTCTGCCGGATGCTTTCGATATGCAGCATCAGCAGCACCATGTGGCCGGCGTCTTTGCTGATAAACAGCGCGGATTGCGGCACCAGATCGATCAGGTAGATCTCCTTGAGCATCAGCTGCCCGTAGGCGGCGAAAAAGGCGGGCAGAAAGTCGGGCTCCGCCAGCAGCGCCGCGATGGGCATCTGCGGCGCCAGCGCCTGATAGGGCCGCGCCATCGAGGCGATCAGCGCCTGGGTTTCCGCCAGTGCGTTCGGCGTCGGCCTATAGCGCAGCTGGCGTTTGTCATATTCGCAGGGTTTGACCTCCAGCCGACGGCCGACCCGCAAGAAGAACAGAAAGGAATCCAGAGAATTCTCGCTGATCATATTCTTCCCTTTAAAAAAGGCCTTGATGTCTTTCAACCCGGCGGCGGGCTGGTGGTAATAAATGGACAGGATGGTGGAACAAATAATGAACCGGCTGTTCCTGAAGATGATTTTGTAAAACAGCGGATGTTTTTTGTAGGTCTCTTTCAATAACTCCCCGTGCTTGACGATGGCGGCGTGGAACGCCGGTGACTGTCTGATGATGTTGGCCTGTTTCTCCAGATGAAACTGTAGCTGGAATCTGCTTAGACTCATTTTCCCTATTTCCTGTACTTAAAAAAATGTGCTGCTTTTTATCGTTATGGGTTTGCTGTGTATGGCTTGACGATCTGTTGGCCCTGGTCGTTGATGAGAGTGGCCTGAACGGTGACCTGAGAAGGGAGTGTCGGCGCTGCAACGCCGTCGAGGTGATAATCCCGTATGCTGAACGGCGCGGTCATCATGTCGCTTTCTTGCCGCACCGGGTAATCACGTTTTCCTATGTGTGCGCTTATGCGGGCGAAGGAGAGATAGAACGCAGACCGGTTGTTGCAGCGCAGCAGATAGCCGCCCGGTGATTTTTGCAGCGTGAACGAAACTGCCTCGGCTGCGTTCTCGGCTTTCCCCTGCAGCGCTCTGGGCCGGTAGAAGATCTTCATCTGCGTGTTCATCGCCAGCGTCACGCGCGACGCCAGCGGCGGCGTGGTCGGCGGGTTAGGCGGGATCTCATACAGGTTGAGCCAGAATACCGACTCCCGGTCGGCGGGCAGGTTAGCACCGGCAAACAGGATGCGCAGCCCTTTCAGCGCCGAAGGCGGCAGGGCGAAAACGCTGGGCAGGGTGACAAACGGCGCGCGGGACAGTTCGGGGGCGGCGTTGACGTCGCCGTTATCGACCCAGGTTTGCGCCACGATCGGATAGCCGTTGGTGTTGAGCAACATCAGGGTTTTTTCCGTGTCGCCTTCGCGGAAAATCACCCGCGTGGCGGAGGCGATGATGCCCGCCTGCGCGCCCATGGCCGCTAGCGCCAGCAGCAGGGCGCATCCCATCGTCAGATATTTCTTTCTCATCATTGCACCTTAACCCAAACGTAGGCCCTGGCGTCCACTTTGCCGGCGGTGACGGTTTGTCCGGGCAGCCGGGCGAGCGTGGCGGTGAGCTGGGTGGTGTAGTGGGTAAAGCCCGCCGCGGTGCTGCCGCCGCCGCTGGCGCCGTTGAGCACCGGGTACCAGCCGGCGTCGTTGCCCTGCGGGCATTGCCCGGCGCTGCAGCGCGCCCAGCCGACGAAATTCATCGGCGCGCCGTTGCCGGCGTTGGCGAGCGCGATGCCCACGCCGGTGGCGACGCTGCTGTCGGTGCCGTAGCCGCTGGAGAGCAGGTAGCTCACGCCGCCGTTGGCGCTGACCAGCCCGAGCTGCTGCGCCGCGACATAGCTTTCATACGGCACCTGTAGGCCGAGGGCGGTATTGTTGCTGCTGACGCCGGACACGGCGGCGTTGTCGCATTCGATATTGATAGTGAGCTGCGCCTGTGAGGTTTGCCCGGCGGTCAACTGGCTGACGGAGATGGTCGGCAGGATCACCAGCGGCGTGACGTTGCGCGCCACGCAGGTGGCGGTATAGGTCAATGAGGAGATCGGTGCGGTGCCCATGCCCATCGCGTTCCAGCGCCCGGTGCCCCAGGTAGCGTAGTTGGTGGCGGAATCGCTGCCGATAGGATCCGAAGCGATACCTGGCCCCTGAAAGGTGACATAGCCGTTCGGCTGCGTGCAGGTATAGTTCGAATTGCCGGTGGTCGAGGCCATGCCCACCAGCGGGTTGCCGGCGCTGTAGCCGCAATAGTTGCTGGCGCCCGCGCCCGGCAGCGAGCTGATGCGGATCAGATCGGCGCGGATGGCGCTGAAGTCTTTCACCCGGATCTGAATTTTGCTGCCGACGGTGGCGTAGCGGGTAATCGGCGCCGACTGCCAGTAGCGGGTAAAAACCTTGCCGGAATCCAGATGGGTCAGGCGGATGCCGACGTAAGGGAAGTAGGTGGCGTAGTAGTTGGGGTTGCCGTCCTGGGCGCCCAGATCGTAATAGCCGCCGACGCGATCGTCGCCGTTGGTGGCGAAGACTTCATAGATCTGCCCCGCATCGCTGGCGTCGCATTCATACAGCACCTTGTTGGGATCGGGGTAGCGTGTGCCGGACGTAAGATCGAACACGCTGGTGCCGAGCGGCGTGCCGACGGGCTGCAGGTAAGTGCTGGTCAGGTTGACCCGGCCCAGCGCCGTGCCCACCCCGCAGGGATCGCAACCGGAATCGATCGCGGGAGAAACCCGGGTGCATTGGGCCAGCGCGGCGGGCGCGCCGAACAGCGACAGGGCGAGCAACGCCAGGGCGGCGAGCGGGTAAGCAATGCGTTTCATCGTCTCTCCTGAGAATAAGTTTTACGGGCTAGCGGCACGGGGCGCTGAGCCGCTGAATCGGGCTGTCTTCCCCGGCGGGCAGGCGGTAATACAGCGTGCATTGCTGGCCGGGCGCGTCGCCCCAGTTCAGCGTCAGTTCGCCGGCGCTCCGATCGCTGCGCAGATACACCTGATTGGCCTGGCCGACCATGCCCACGCTGTTGCCCGCTGGGTCCAACACGTTGGCGCCCATCGGGATCGGCGCGTTATCGGGCCGCTGCGCGGTGATCAGCAGCGCCTGGCCGCGCACGGTGTTGAAGCGCAGGCGCACCGTGGCGCCGGCGTACGGTGCCACGCGCCGCTGGCCGTCTTCCAGCTCCGCTTTGTCGTTCATGCCCTCGGGGTTCAGCGCGACGGTGTTGTAGTGATAGGGCACCAGTGACGGTGCCAGGGCGTAGCCGAAGCGATCGACGCGCGCGCCCTGGCCGTCCATCACCCGTGCGCCGCTGGCGCCGGGCGCTTCGATCAGGGCGAAGGTGTCGCCGACATACGGCCCTAATGTCACGCCGCCGCGGTGCGCCACCACGGCGCCCTGCAGCGACAGGGAACCTTGTCGATACTGGCGCGCGGTGGAGAACGAGCCGGTGACGTTGGCGTAAGGCAGACGGGTTTGCAGGTTGCCGCCCCAGATGCTTTGCTGGCGATCGTCGTCGGTGGTGAAGTTCAGGCCGTAGCTGACCGGCTGTTCGTCGCCGACGCTGCCCGAGAGCGCAGCCTGATAATTGCCGCCCTGACCCTGGCTATGATTGGCCAGCAGCGAGACGCTGGGGGCGGATGATGAGCGCCCGAGCGGGAAGCTCAGCGACAGGGCGGTGACGGTCTGCGCGTTCTGCGCCAGCGGCGCGCTGTAGACGTTATCCAGCGGCCCGTAGCCGCGGTAGTCGCCGTTGCTGTAGCCCAGACTGCGAGTGCGGGTGACGGAGAGGTTAAGCGCCACGCCGTTGCCGAAGGTTTTTCCCCAGCCCAGTTGGAGCTGATTGTCGCGGCCGCGCTGGTCGCGGTAGTCCTGAGTCGAACCGGACATCGTCAGGCTGCCGAACGCGCCCATGCCCTGATTGACGGCGACCTCGAAACGCGAACGCTGGCGGTAGGAGTCGGACTGCCAGTTTTGACCGGTAACGGCGGCGCGCCGCACGCCGAGCACGTCGCTGAGATCGCGAAAGCCTTCGGTAGAGTAGCGGTAGCCGGCGATGGATAGCGTGGTGTCCGTCGGGCTGAAGGTTCGGCTGTAAGAGAGGTGCAGCATCCAGCCGGAGGCGCCGCCGTCCGGCAGGCTGGCGTGGGAATAGGTGGTATCCATGCCGAAGGCGCCCAGCCAGCTGCTGTACACGCCACCCAGCATTACCGCCTGATAGCCGTCCGCCAGCTGGTTGCCGAGGTTGAAGGTCAGAGCGTTGGTCAGGCCGTGCTGCCAGGTCACTTCGCTGAACAGATCGTTGTCGCCGACGTAGCGGGAACGGCCGACGATCGCGGAGTAGCGCGACTGGCCGGGGCGAATGGATTCCGGCACCGCGGCGAACGGCACGGTGAAGGTGCTGACGCTGCCGTCGGCTTCGGTCACCACCACGGTGAGATCGCCGGCGTAGTTGGTGGCGTACAGATCGTTGATGGCGAACGGCCCCGGCGCCACCGTGGTTTCATACAGCGTGCTTTTGCCCTGCAGCACCGTCACGCGCGCGTTGCTTTTCGCCACGCCGCGCACCACCGGCGCATAGCCGCGCTGGGAATCCGGCAGCATGCGATCGTCCGAGCTGAGCTGAATGCCGCGAAAGCCCAAGCCGGAGAAGAAGTGCCCGTCGGTAAAGCCTTCGCCCAACAGCATTTCGCTGCGCCAGGGCAGGATTGCGCGCTGCACGTAGCGGCGGCTGGTGTCCAGGTGACCGCCGAACTCCCGATCGTAGCGGTAGCTGGACTGCTGGCGGTAGCGCCATAGCCCGAGGTTGAACCCGCCGTTCAGGTTGGCGTAGGTCGAGTCGAGATCGCGGGTTTGCCCCTGCCGGTAGCTGACGTGGTACTGGTTGAGGTTGTAATTGACGAAGGCCATCGATTCGCCGCTGTCCAGGCTGGCGGGGTTGACGCTGCCGCGCGGCCGGCCGTTCAACAGCGCCTGCGGAACGCTGAGATCCAGCCGTAGCCGCGAGATATCGGCGTTCACCGTGATGTCTTTGAGATCCCGGCCGGGCAGCAGGCATTCCGCCTCGGCCGCCGGCGGGTTCTTCAGCCCGAAGCGCGTCAGCTGCGGC is part of the Serratia surfactantfaciens genome and encodes:
- a CDS encoding amino acid permease, with product MAASNRNTIGKFGLLSMTFAAVFSFNNVINNNIQLGIASSPVFLVATIIYFIPFCLIIAEFVSLNRNSEAGVYAWVKSALGGRWAFITAYTYWFVNLFFFTALLPRVIAYASYAFLGYDYVFTPLTTAIISIFLFAFSTYISNSGAKLLGPMTSVTSSLMLLLTFSYIILAGAAVLGGIEPADPINVQAMTPNFNWAFLGITAWIFQAAGGAESVAVYVNDVKGGSRAFVKVIIVSGLFIGVLYSVSSLLINVFVHRTDLHFTGGTVQVFEGLSAHFGLPTVLMNRFVGIVSFTAMFGSLLMWTAAPVKIFFTEIPKGIFGEKTIRLNRHGVPTRAAWIQFFIVIPLMLIPTLGSSSVQDLMNTLINMTAAASMLPPLFIMLAYLNLRLKYDRVARDFKMGSRLQGIAIVSVLIAIFTVGFFASTFPTGASIMTIVFYNVGGLVVFLGYAWWKYNRYSKSLNAEARYHEDMPLARLALEAQEGAPAGQPALTTPACNKPL
- a CDS encoding ArsR/SmtB family transcription factor, with the protein product MNENDIFKALADPTRRSIFDKLAAGSMNASALREGLPISQSAMSQHLAVLRNAGLVCEAKQGRCVNYQVDPDGLAQIAQWLAKYRAYWPARIEALQTLLKDMDQ
- a CDS encoding SRPBCC family protein — encoded protein: MNKRAEPPLHDRLVLEYSLDAPPEKVWRALSIPELREQWLPTGDLAQAEPLAATPGEAVSYRLRDDQPPFLESVVTLQIVPNADCGSVLRITHQPDAANDGPTTVMRAA
- a CDS encoding ATP-dependent Clp protease proteolytic subunit — its product is MREKMMLVPMVVEQTSRGERSFDIYSRLLRDRIVFLNGEVNDDVAEMLCAQLLFLEAENPEKPIHLYINSPGGAITSGLAIYDTMQYIRAPVHTLCMGTARSMGSFLLMAGEPGHRMALPNASLHVHQPLGGFQGQASDILIHAEEMKRTKARVIRLYAQHCGLSDEAVERALDRDRFMTADEAAVWGLIDKVLHER
- a CDS encoding molecular chaperone, with the translated sequence MRKKYLTMGCALLLALAAMGAQAGIIASATRVIFREGDTEKTLMLLNTNGYPIVAQTWVDNGDVNAAPELSRAPFVTLPSVFALPPSALKGLRILFAGANLPADRESVFWLNLYEIPPNPPTTPPLASRVTLAMNTQMKIFYRPRALQGKAENAAEAVSFTLQKSPGGYLLRCNNRSAFYLSFARISAHIGKRDYPVRQESDMMTAPFSIRDYHLDGVAAPTLPSQVTVQATLINDQGQQIVKPYTANP
- a CDS encoding fimbrial protein — protein: MKRIAYPLAALALLALSLFGAPAALAQCTRVSPAIDSGCDPCGVGTALGRVNLTSTYLQPVGTPLGTSVFDLTSGTRYPDPNKVLYECDASDAGQIYEVFATNGDDRVGGYYDLGAQDGNPNYYATYFPYVGIRLTHLDSGKVFTRYWQSAPITRYATVGSKIQIRVKDFSAIRADLIRISSLPGAGASNYCGYSAGNPLVGMASTTGNSNYTCTQPNGYVTFQGPGIASDPIGSDSATNYATWGTGRWNAMGMGTAPISSLTYTATCVARNVTPLVILPTISVSQLTAGQTSQAQLTINIECDNAAVSGVSSNNTALGLQVPYESYVAAQQLGLVSANGGVSYLLSSGYGTDSSVATGVGIALANAGNGAPMNFVGWARCSAGQCPQGNDAGWYPVLNGASGGGSTAAGFTHYTTQLTATLARLPGQTVTAGKVDARAYVWVKVQ
- a CDS encoding fimbria/pilus outer membrane usher protein, which gives rise to MFDVRKATPLPARWCCALLALPLGCAAADGYTFDPALLRGSVLSNSALSQFNQQDAVAPGSYQIDLYLNGQFLERDQIRFVRAGQQVLPCFDRPQLTRFGLKNPPAAEAECLLPGRDLKDITVNADISRLRLDLSVPQALLNGRPRGSVNPASLDSGESMAFVNYNLNQYHVSYRQGQTRDLDSTYANLNGGFNLGLWRYRQQSSYRYDREFGGHLDTSRRYVQRAILPWRSEMLLGEGFTDGHFFSGLGFRGIQLSSDDRMLPDSQRGYAPVVRGVAKSNARVTVLQGKSTLYETTVAPGPFAINDLYATNYAGDLTVVVTEADGSVSTFTVPFAAVPESIRPGQSRYSAIVGRSRYVGDNDLFSEVTWQHGLTNALTFNLGNQLADGYQAVMLGGVYSSWLGAFGMDTTYSHASLPDGGASGWMLHLSYSRTFSPTDTTLSIAGYRYSTEGFRDLSDVLGVRRAAVTGQNWQSDSYRQRSRFEVAVNQGMGAFGSLTMSGSTQDYRDQRGRDNQLQLGWGKTFGNGVALNLSVTRTRSLGYSNGDYRGYGPLDNVYSAPLAQNAQTVTALSLSFPLGRSSSAPSVSLLANHSQGQGGNYQAALSGSVGDEQPVSYGLNFTTDDDRQQSIWGGNLQTRLPYANVTGSFSTARQYRQGSLSLQGAVVAHRGGVTLGPYVGDTFALIEAPGASGARVMDGQGARVDRFGYALAPSLVPYHYNTVALNPEGMNDKAELEDGQRRVAPYAGATVRLRFNTVRGQALLITAQRPDNAPIPMGANVLDPAGNSVGMVGQANQVYLRSDRSAGELTLNWGDAPGQQCTLYYRLPAGEDSPIQRLSAPCR